Sequence from the Clostridia bacterium genome:
TCCGGCCCCAGCTCTCCTGCGGGTTCGGCAGCCCGCGGCCGGTCCAGAAAGCGCACGGTGTCCGCCACCACCTCGGTGGCGCGCCTCCTGACGCCGTCCCGGCCCTCGAAGCTCCGGGTACGCAGGTGACCGTCTACCGCCACCAGGCGCCCTTTAACGAGGTTGTTGGCACACACCTCCGCCAGTTTCCTCCAGGTAACGATGCGGATGAAGTCCGTCCCCCTCTCTCCTTCTCGGTTGACGTAGGGACGGTCCACCGCCAGGTCAAAACTGGTGACCGCTACCCCCTCCGGAGTGTAACGCATTTCCGGGTCACGGGTAAGGCGGCCGACGAGTATCACCCGGTTGAGCAAAGCCACCACCACCCTATCCTGCCTGTTCTGCCTTCTCCGGTTGCTGGG
This genomic interval carries:
- the ssb gene encoding single-stranded DNA-binding protein, coding for MLNRVILVGRLTRDPEMRYTPEGVAVTSFDLAVDRPYVNREGERGTDFIRIVTWRKLAEVCANNLVKGRLVAVDGHLRTRSFEGRDGVRRRATEVVADTVRFLDRPRAAEPAGELGPELEGLEGLEDLPLGEEDLPI